CCTTCACGGTCGGGCTGTAGTCCTGCAAGCCATCTTCCAGCGCCTGCAACTGCTCGCCCACGGCTTCGCCTTCCTCTTGCAGTGCATCGGCCTTGTCCTCGTCCTCGGCTTCAAGCGCGTCATCCACGGCTGCGGCCAGTTCCTGCATCTTGGATTGCAGCTTCTCGATGCGCTGCGCTTCGCGCTTGGTCGGCTCGCGCCGTTCCCTCGGCGCACGCTGGAAAGCGTGCAGGTCGGCATGGGTCACGGCGGGCGCGGCATCCACCCACGCCCAGCCTTCGGCCTTCACCTCGGCGGCGATGCCCGCCAGCTTGTCTTGCGCCTGCCGTTCCAGCAGTGCGGCATCGGTCAGATACACGCCCGCGTCACCTTCCGCAAACAGGTCACGGCGCACGCCACCGCCTGCGGCTTCGTAGGTGTCCAGCCCGACGAAGCGCACCAGCGGATGCCGGTAGGCGTCGATTTCCCGCTCGGTGAGGCGTTCGCGCAGCGCGGACGGCTGGCGTTGCCACGTCGGCGCATCGTAGAAGGCGGCTTCCTGCGCGGCGTGGTCGTCGGTGATGGCAAGGGCCATCAACTGGTCAAGGCTCACGGCATCGGCCCGATAGTCGGCCATCAGGCGCGGCGAGACATTGGCGAGTTTCAGACGGCGTTGCACCACCAGCGGCGTGACGGAAAAATCCGCCGCAATGTCCTCGATGGGTCGGCCTTCGGCCACCAGCGCGGCGAAGGCTTCAAACTGGTCTGCGGGGTGCATGGCTTCGCGCTGCACGTTCTCGGTGAGGCTGGCGGTTCGGGCCGTGCCATCGGCCACCAGCAGGCAAGGCACCTCCCATTCCTTGCTGATGCGGTGCTTCTTCGCCAGCAGCTTCAACGCGGCCAGCCTGCGGCCACCGGCCACGACTTCGTAATGCTCGCCATCGGCGGATGCAATGACGATCAGGTTTTGCAGCAGGCCCACGCGCTGGATGCTCGCGGCCAGTTCGGGGATGGACATGCGCGGGGTCTTGCGCACGTTGCGGCCCGTGGGTCGCAGCACCAGTCGCGATAGCGGAACCAGAATCAGGTTCTTGGTCGGGTCGGCGGCTTCCAGCGGGATAGCAGTGGCGGCATTGACGGCGCGGGCTTCGGTTTGGGTGATGGCGTTCATGGTGATAACTCCTAACGGTTCAGGGATGCAGCAGCGAGGGATGCGGCAAGGGCTGCTGCCTGCCCCTGCCGGGTTGGGACACAGGGGGAATCAGGCTTTCAACTGGCGCAGGCCATCGGCCAGCATCCAGAGGGCGCGATTGAGGCGCACATCGGAATCAATGCCCTGCACGGGGCGGGTCTGCTGGCGGCGTCCGTTGGCGCTGCGGCCATGCAGTCCGCCTTTGGTCAGGTTTTCTTGCGTGCGGTTGAACACGCTCCACAGGTCGGGGCGGCGGTCGTCGAACCGGCGCGGCATCAGGATTTGCGATTCGGTGATGGGTGCGGGCTTGTTGTCGGTGGGGTCGTACTTGAGGGCCAGCGCAGCGCGGGCGAATACTTCGGCTTCGCCATCTTCCAGCGTGATGCCGCGCATCAGGTCGCGGGATTCCTTCACGCGCTCGAAGCCGCTCAACACCTCGAAAGCGCCTTCGATAACGGAACCGGCCACGTCGCCTTTGTGGGGCACGCGCACATCGGCCACGGTGTCGCCGCACACAAGGCCATTGCTGCACACGAACCGAAAC
This portion of the Comamonas flocculans genome encodes:
- a CDS encoding ParB/RepB/Spo0J family partition protein, which translates into the protein MNAITQTEARAVNAATAIPLEAADPTKNLILVPLSRLVLRPTGRNVRKTPRMSIPELAASIQRVGLLQNLIVIASADGEHYEVVAGGRRLAALKLLAKKHRISKEWEVPCLLVADGTARTASLTENVQREAMHPADQFEAFAALVAEGRPIEDIAADFSVTPLVVQRRLKLANVSPRLMADYRADAVSLDQLMALAITDDHAAQEAAFYDAPTWQRQPSALRERLTEREIDAYRHPLVRFVGLDTYEAAGGGVRRDLFAEGDAGVYLTDAALLERQAQDKLAGIAAEVKAEGWAWVDAAPAVTHADLHAFQRAPRERREPTKREAQRIEKLQSKMQELAAAVDDALEAEDEDKADALQEEGEAVGEQLQALEDGLQDYSPTVKAAAGAIVTIDRNGQAVIHRGLMREAEAKALRTLERLRQGFSGEDAGNDDEGEDGDGDGQPKTATMSDRLAQRLSAHRTAALQIEVARHPQVALAALVHGMVQTVLQGSRYGHDLPLGVSLKVQDRLEGMAPDWPESPAAVALRELQQVAGEALPEDSAELFAALLAKSQDELVRLLAVCVAVTVDVVTPRATRQRPGEELAQAVGLDMAAWWKPTDEGYFRHVPKAAILEAVEQFAPSHVTRLAKLKKADIASEAERLADGTGWMPAIFATEGTQEATQAEPQAQDDATEDAEAMADESAVALAA
- a CDS encoding DUF932 domain-containing protein, which encodes MQLASRFASRSPSLRSDYPLSDDQIHRVAPSIFADAPHESRSERYSYIPTAAVLTELRKEGFQPFMVTQTRVRDEGKREHTKHMIRLRHASQINGAEANEIVLLNSHDGTSSYQMLAGMFRFVCSNGLVCGDTVADVRVPHKGDVAGSVIEGAFEVLSGFERVKESRDLMRGITLEDGEAEVFARAALALKYDPTDNKPAPITESQILMPRRFDDRRPDLWSVFNRTQENLTKGGLHGRSANGRRQQTRPVQGIDSDVRLNRALWMLADGLRQLKA